In Qingshengfaniella alkalisoli, a single genomic region encodes these proteins:
- a CDS encoding TRAP transporter large permease → MEVTVLFSVFIAGLILGIPVAITLGLSSLSYLMLAGIPAVVIPQKIYAGMDVFVLLSIPGFILAGNLMNRGGITNRIIRFANALVGWVRGGLGLTNIAASMLFGGITGTAVADAASIGGVMIPGMKKAGYPADFSAAVTAASSTVGPIIPPSVPMIIVGALSGISVGQMFLAGAVPGILMGVAMMVTCYVISVRRNFPRQAWQGFGEVARSFSGAVWALAMTGLIIYGLLSGLATPTETAVVASVYAFIVGAFIYRELPLRAVPTIIIDSAIASAGILTLVGFANVFGWILVSEQIPQAIADSVLSLTDNKFLVILIINVLLLFVGMFMETIAALIILFVPLLSLAQAVGIEPLHFATFAVLNLMIGLTTPPVGVCLFVCANIARLPLSPVVRAIFPFLLTNIAVLLAVSFIPALATWLPSVLAP, encoded by the coding sequence TTGGAAGTCACCGTCCTGTTCTCCGTTTTCATTGCCGGGCTGATCCTGGGGATTCCGGTTGCGATCACGCTCGGCCTGTCATCCCTGTCCTACCTGATGCTGGCGGGCATTCCTGCCGTGGTCATCCCGCAGAAGATCTATGCGGGGATGGATGTCTTCGTCCTGCTGAGCATTCCCGGCTTCATTCTTGCGGGCAACCTGATGAACCGCGGAGGTATCACCAACCGGATCATCCGTTTTGCCAACGCGCTGGTCGGCTGGGTGCGTGGTGGGCTGGGCCTTACCAACATCGCCGCCTCCATGCTGTTTGGCGGGATCACGGGTACGGCTGTCGCCGACGCCGCAAGCATCGGTGGCGTGATGATCCCCGGCATGAAGAAGGCTGGCTATCCCGCCGACTTTTCCGCTGCTGTCACAGCTGCATCATCGACCGTCGGCCCGATCATCCCGCCGAGCGTTCCGATGATCATCGTGGGCGCACTGTCGGGGATTTCCGTGGGTCAGATGTTCCTGGCGGGTGCCGTGCCCGGCATCCTTATGGGGGTGGCGATGATGGTCACCTGCTACGTGATCTCCGTCAGGCGCAACTTCCCGCGTCAGGCCTGGCAGGGGTTCGGCGAGGTCGCCAGATCCTTCAGCGGCGCGGTCTGGGCGCTGGCCATGACCGGGTTGATCATCTACGGGCTGCTCAGTGGACTGGCGACGCCCACGGAAACCGCCGTGGTTGCCAGCGTCTACGCCTTCATCGTCGGCGCGTTCATCTACCGGGAACTGCCGTTGCGCGCGGTTCCGACCATCATCATCGACAGTGCCATCGCCTCTGCGGGAATCCTGACACTCGTTGGCTTTGCCAATGTCTTTGGCTGGATTCTCGTATCCGAACAGATCCCCCAGGCCATAGCGGATTCCGTTCTGTCGCTGACCGACAACAAGTTCCTCGTAATCCTGATCATCAATGTCTTGTTACTCTTCGTTGGCATGTTCATGGAAACCATCGCGGCGCTGATCATCCTGTTTGTTCCGCTTCTGTCGCTTGCACAGGCCGTCGGAATCGAACCCCTGCACTTCGCAACATTCGCCGTGCTGAACCTGATGATCGGGCTGACCACACCACCTGTGGGCGTCTGCCTGTTCGTCTGCGCCAATATCGCGCGACTGCCACTTTCGCCGGTCGTTCGCGCGATTTTTCCCTTCCTGCTGACCAATATTGCAGTTCTGCTGGCTGTGTCGTTCATCCCTGCACTGGCCACCTGGCTGCCCTCGGTCCTCGCCCCATAG
- a CDS encoding TRAP transporter small permease yields MQIVDRLTRVIVWLCRIGAGLAFALLMAAVLIQVVGRTAGSSPVWTEELTRFALLYLVAFGAGLSFRSGDMVNVDVISETLPGNLPWALRLVSAIATVGLCIYLLSSGWKFMTIGKMQTSPALGLPMNFAHFIVWLMLALLALFAGLRILGMLTRTEDGLPTKAEEL; encoded by the coding sequence ATGCAGATCGTAGACCGACTGACGCGCGTCATCGTCTGGCTGTGCCGCATCGGTGCGGGCCTGGCGTTCGCCCTGCTCATGGCCGCCGTCCTGATTCAGGTTGTCGGGCGCACCGCGGGTTCTTCACCCGTCTGGACCGAGGAATTGACGCGCTTCGCCTTGCTCTACCTCGTTGCCTTCGGAGCGGGATTGTCGTTTCGATCCGGCGATATGGTCAATGTCGATGTGATCAGCGAAACTTTGCCCGGCAACCTTCCCTGGGCGCTTCGCCTTGTTTCGGCAATCGCAACTGTCGGGCTATGCATATATCTGCTGTCCTCCGGCTGGAAATTCATGACGATCGGGAAGATGCAGACGTCTCCGGCACTTGGGCTTCCCATGAACTTCGCGCATTTCATCGTATGGCTGATGCTCGCGCTGCTGGCGCTTTTCGCGGGGCTGCGCATTCTGGGTATGCTGACACGGACGGAAGACGGTCTTCCGACAAAAGCGGAGGAACTCTGA
- a CDS encoding ABC transporter substrate-binding protein yields MKNIIYKITTSMAVFSILWTGNAVAEYTEAPVLDQRVQNADLPPVTERLPEDPLVLEALEIGTYGGTWRSTVKGNNDEGWIRRSAGYDPLIRYTFDWNGIAPNIASSWDVSDNGLVYTFHLRAGHKWSDGTPFTAEDVLFAVNDVINSDDFVGARPAALFGVVASAPDPQTVVMTLPAPNSLFLEHLAAVDGVQLVNMQKAFCSQFHPDYNSDADAAAQSAGMTGWGEAMMINCGVTRARNPDRPTLSAWIQKVPYDGINTPVTFERNPYYFKVDQAGNQLPYIDNLRMTQVEDTNAIVLMGVAGEIDLTNRHIDSVTNKPVFYDNQEKGGYRLYDTIPSDMNTAIIQLNLTYEDDGFRTLFRNKDFRIALSHGIDRTEIIDAVYAGQGEPYQAAPRPESSFYNGELAKQYTEWSPDKANELLDKIGLTERNDDGVRLLPDGRPIRIRLDVVSDNAIYSDIMELVQLQLEDIGIGLDVRKAERSFVYEQKNNNKHMAHVWKGDGGLGDGIIDARHYLPMHQESAYAPLWARNWFDPGNPEIEEPPAEVTRQLDLYKKMYEAPTVEKRDELFRQILDIAQDQFYSIGISLPPNGFGIASNKMGNVPDNQPNSWVYPTPGPMNTSLLFFKE; encoded by the coding sequence GTGAAGAATATCATATACAAAATCACCACCAGCATGGCCGTGTTTTCGATACTTTGGACGGGAAATGCGGTGGCCGAATATACCGAGGCTCCTGTTCTGGATCAACGGGTCCAGAATGCTGATCTGCCGCCGGTCACAGAGCGGCTTCCAGAAGACCCTTTAGTCCTAGAAGCACTCGAAATAGGAACCTACGGTGGAACGTGGCGCAGCACCGTTAAGGGAAACAATGACGAGGGCTGGATTCGTCGGTCTGCGGGATATGACCCGCTGATTAGATACACTTTCGACTGGAATGGTATTGCGCCGAACATCGCGTCCAGTTGGGATGTTAGTGACAATGGTCTTGTATATACCTTCCATCTGCGTGCAGGACACAAGTGGTCTGATGGTACGCCATTCACTGCCGAGGATGTGTTGTTTGCGGTGAACGATGTCATCAACAGCGATGACTTCGTAGGAGCTAGGCCCGCCGCCTTGTTCGGTGTTGTGGCCTCTGCGCCCGATCCACAAACCGTTGTGATGACCCTCCCTGCGCCGAATAGCCTGTTTCTGGAGCATCTAGCCGCGGTAGACGGAGTTCAACTCGTGAACATGCAGAAAGCCTTCTGCTCACAGTTTCACCCTGATTACAATTCAGATGCCGATGCCGCCGCACAAAGCGCGGGCATGACGGGATGGGGTGAGGCGATGATGATCAATTGCGGAGTGACGCGTGCACGCAATCCGGATCGTCCGACTCTTTCTGCATGGATTCAGAAGGTTCCCTATGATGGGATCAACACGCCCGTCACCTTTGAAAGAAACCCGTATTATTTCAAGGTGGACCAGGCGGGTAACCAACTCCCCTATATTGACAATCTGCGGATGACCCAGGTTGAAGACACCAATGCCATCGTCCTGATGGGTGTCGCCGGGGAGATCGACCTCACTAACCGCCATATCGACAGCGTCACGAACAAACCGGTTTTCTACGACAACCAGGAAAAAGGCGGCTACCGCCTGTATGACACGATCCCGTCAGATATGAATACCGCCATCATTCAGTTGAATCTGACTTACGAGGATGACGGGTTTCGTACTTTGTTCAGGAACAAGGATTTCCGGATAGCTCTGAGCCACGGTATAGACCGTACGGAGATCATCGATGCGGTCTACGCCGGGCAAGGCGAGCCATACCAGGCTGCGCCACGCCCAGAATCCTCTTTCTATAACGGGGAACTGGCAAAACAGTACACGGAGTGGAGCCCCGACAAGGCAAACGAGTTGCTGGACAAGATTGGCTTGACTGAAAGAAACGACGACGGCGTTCGGCTATTGCCTGATGGACGGCCAATTCGCATTCGCCTCGATGTCGTATCGGACAATGCGATTTACAGTGACATCATGGAACTTGTCCAATTGCAGCTCGAGGATATCGGCATCGGACTCGATGTCCGAAAGGCCGAGAGGTCCTTTGTTTATGAGCAAAAGAACAACAACAAGCATATGGCGCATGTCTGGAAAGGCGATGGCGGTTTGGGTGACGGCATCATAGATGCACGCCATTACTTGCCGATGCACCAAGAGTCGGCCTATGCGCCTCTTTGGGCGAGGAACTGGTTTGATCCGGGCAATCCGGAAATCGAAGAACCCCCGGCAGAAGTCACCAGGCAGCTGGACCTATACAAGAAAATGTATGAGGCTCCGACTGTGGAAAAGCGTGATGAGCTGTTCCGCCAAATCCTGGATATTGCGCAGGACCAGTTTTATTCCATCGGCATATCACTTCCGCCCAACGGGTTCGGCATTGCATCAAACAAGATGGGCAATGTGCCTGACAATCAGCCGAACTCGTGGGTTTATCCGACACCCGGACCAATGAACACATCACTACTATTCTTCAAAGAGTAG
- a CDS encoding L-idonate 5-dehydrogenase, with translation METRVCCLHGKNDIRIETRDVTDPGVGEVLISVGAGGICGSDLHYYQDGGFGPIRVREPIILGHEAAGYVRAVGPGVEGLTQGDLVAISPSRPCRTCKFCLQGLQQHCLDMKFSGSAMRMPHEQGLFRDQIVVPAGQCHRLTGDVSAQEAACSEPLSVCLHARNMAGSLDGKRVLVTGSGPIGALCVAVARNGGAAEVVVTDLHDVPLSAAAAMGATRTINMAQDPDALTGYAADKGYFDVAFECSAAAPAIRNAIEALRPQGTLVQVGVAGDTSLPLNLLVSKEITFKGTHRFHAEFAQAAHMISNGDIDVTPMITQSISLDRAVEAFEAAGDRAKAVKVHLVFD, from the coding sequence ATGGAAACGCGTGTCTGCTGCCTGCATGGCAAGAACGATATCCGCATCGAAACCCGCGACGTCACAGACCCCGGCGTTGGCGAAGTCCTGATTTCCGTCGGCGCCGGAGGGATCTGCGGGTCTGATCTGCATTACTATCAAGACGGGGGTTTCGGCCCGATCCGCGTGCGCGAACCTATCATCCTGGGGCATGAAGCTGCCGGTTACGTGCGGGCCGTCGGCCCTGGTGTCGAAGGATTGACACAGGGCGACCTTGTCGCGATCAGCCCCAGCCGACCGTGCAGAACCTGCAAGTTCTGTTTGCAAGGTCTCCAACAACACTGCCTGGACATGAAGTTCTCGGGCTCAGCCATGCGCATGCCGCATGAACAAGGGCTGTTTCGCGACCAGATCGTGGTCCCCGCCGGGCAGTGCCATCGGCTGACCGGCGATGTATCTGCCCAGGAAGCGGCCTGTTCCGAACCGCTCTCCGTCTGCCTTCACGCCCGGAACATGGCCGGTTCGCTCGACGGGAAACGCGTTCTGGTCACGGGGTCGGGTCCGATCGGTGCGCTCTGCGTGGCGGTGGCCCGCAACGGAGGTGCCGCCGAAGTCGTTGTGACAGACCTGCACGACGTTCCACTTTCAGCGGCTGCCGCAATGGGCGCGACCCGGACCATCAACATGGCTCAAGACCCGGATGCCCTGACGGGTTATGCCGCCGATAAAGGTTATTTCGACGTCGCGTTCGAATGCTCCGCCGCTGCCCCCGCGATCCGCAACGCGATCGAAGCGTTACGCCCGCAAGGCACGCTCGTGCAGGTGGGTGTTGCGGGCGATACCTCGCTTCCCCTGAACCTTCTGGTCAGCAAGGAAATCACTTTCAAAGGCACGCACAGATTCCATGCCGAATTCGCCCAGGCCGCGCATATGATCTCTAACGGAGACATCGACGTGACGCCGATGATCACGCAAAGCATTTCGCTGGATCGTGCGGTCGAAGCCTTTGAAGCCGCAGGGGACCGGGCCAAGGCCGTCAAGGTCCACTTGGTCTTCGACTAG
- the uxuA gene encoding mannonate dehydratase, which yields MKRTWRWFGPSDLVSIDDVRQAGVEGVVSALHHVPTGAVWTRNEIALRQAQISRMVDGSPSGLMWDVVESLPVSEDIKKQKGDWRAHLDSYRDSMRNLADAGIGTVCYNFMPVLDWTRTDLAYRVATGATCMRFDLVQFAAFELHILKRRGAEDDYPVELRDAAAAAFAKMTDVQAEELTGNIVFGLPGSAEKLSLDDVRAHLAEYDKISSDRLRGHLVDFLGEVVPLVEELGLRLCCHPDDPPFPLLGLPRIMSTEEDYTKVMTAVDSPANGITLCSGSLGARPDNDLPGMMHRLGDRVHFLHLRNVRRESDEIRGSFFEDEHLTGNTDMVALIGAVLEEETRRKAEGRADWSIPFRPDHGQDILDDLNRKAQPGYPAIGRLKGLAELRGIISALSHSDRVRG from the coding sequence ATGAAAAGAACTTGGCGCTGGTTCGGACCAAGCGATCTTGTGTCGATTGACGATGTGCGTCAGGCTGGTGTGGAAGGCGTCGTTTCCGCGCTGCATCATGTGCCGACCGGCGCAGTCTGGACGCGGAACGAAATCGCGCTGCGGCAAGCCCAGATTTCTCGGATGGTGGATGGCTCACCCTCGGGTTTGATGTGGGATGTCGTCGAAAGCCTTCCTGTCTCCGAAGACATCAAGAAGCAAAAAGGCGATTGGCGGGCGCATCTCGACAGCTATCGCGACAGCATGCGTAACCTTGCGGATGCGGGGATCGGCACGGTCTGCTACAATTTCATGCCGGTTCTGGACTGGACACGGACGGATCTGGCCTATCGGGTGGCTACCGGCGCGACCTGCATGCGGTTCGATCTGGTTCAGTTTGCTGCGTTCGAGTTGCATATCCTGAAGCGTCGCGGCGCAGAAGATGATTACCCTGTCGAACTTCGCGACGCCGCTGCGGCAGCGTTCGCAAAGATGACCGATGTGCAGGCGGAAGAGCTTACAGGAAACATCGTTTTCGGACTGCCGGGCAGCGCTGAAAAGCTGTCGCTGGACGATGTACGGGCGCATCTGGCCGAATACGACAAGATCAGTTCCGACCGGCTGCGCGGTCATCTGGTGGATTTCCTGGGTGAAGTCGTCCCGCTGGTGGAAGAGCTTGGGCTGCGGTTATGCTGCCACCCCGACGATCCGCCCTTCCCGTTGCTGGGCTTGCCGCGCATCATGTCGACGGAAGAAGACTACACCAAGGTGATGACCGCCGTTGACAGCCCCGCGAACGGGATCACCCTGTGCAGCGGGTCGCTCGGTGCGCGTCCGGACAATGATTTGCCGGGAATGATGCACCGTCTGGGAGACCGGGTCCATTTCCTGCATCTGCGAAATGTCCGGCGGGAATCGGATGAAATCCGCGGATCGTTCTTCGAAGATGAACACCTGACCGGCAACACGGATATGGTCGCACTGATCGGGGCGGTGCTGGAAGAAGAAACCCGCCGCAAGGCCGAAGGACGCGCGGACTGGTCGATCCCGTTTCGACCGGATCACGGGCAGGATATCTTGGACGATCTGAACCGCAAGGCACAGCCCGGCTATCCGGCCATCGGACGATTGAAAGGGCTGGCCGAACTGCGCGGCATCATTTCCGCCCTGTCCCATTCGGATCGGGTGCGCGGGTGA
- a CDS encoding TRAP transporter substrate-binding protein, whose translation MKTLATRISAVAAAALIAAPVFAADVTLKLGHLANEDNSWHKASVKFGEELSALTDGRIEVQVFPNESLGKEIDLINGMQLGTVDMTITGESLQNWAPMAALLAVPYAYKSLEHMDEVASGEIGDQIEAQIVESAQIRPIAYFARGPRDLTSNRPITTPDDLDGLKMRVPNVPLFVDVWKTLGAQPTPMAFSEVFTSLQNGTIDAQENPLALIRSASFNEVQSHVNLTDHVRSWIYLTIAESTWNTLSEEDQGAVIQAAATAQDYERELFEQSLADDRAFLEDNGMTFVEVDADAFAAKAKDAVLSNVSDDIRPVVEDLFAQ comes from the coding sequence ATGAAGACACTTGCAACCCGGATTTCGGCAGTTGCCGCCGCCGCATTGATCGCCGCGCCGGTATTTGCAGCCGATGTCACGCTGAAACTTGGGCATCTCGCGAACGAGGACAATTCCTGGCACAAGGCGTCCGTGAAGTTCGGTGAAGAATTGTCCGCCCTGACCGACGGCCGCATCGAGGTTCAGGTGTTCCCCAACGAATCGCTCGGCAAGGAAATCGACCTGATCAACGGCATGCAGCTTGGCACCGTCGACATGACGATCACGGGCGAAAGCCTGCAGAACTGGGCCCCGATGGCCGCGCTGCTGGCCGTCCCCTACGCCTACAAGTCGCTCGAACACATGGACGAAGTCGCCAGCGGCGAGATCGGTGACCAGATCGAGGCGCAGATCGTCGAGAGCGCCCAGATCCGCCCGATCGCCTATTTCGCGCGCGGGCCTCGCGATCTGACTTCCAACCGCCCGATCACCACGCCAGATGATCTTGACGGGCTGAAGATGCGTGTGCCCAACGTGCCGCTGTTCGTCGATGTCTGGAAGACACTCGGCGCACAGCCGACACCCATGGCCTTTTCCGAAGTGTTCACTTCGCTTCAGAATGGCACCATTGACGCACAGGAAAACCCACTGGCGCTTATCCGCTCGGCCAGTTTCAACGAAGTCCAGAGCCACGTGAACCTCACCGATCACGTACGGTCCTGGATCTACCTAACGATCGCGGAAAGCACCTGGAACACCCTGTCCGAAGAAGATCAGGGGGCAGTGATTCAAGCCGCAGCGACAGCGCAGGACTATGAGCGCGAGTTGTTCGAGCAAAGCCTGGCAGACGACCGTGCCTTTCTGGAAGACAACGGCATGACATTCGTCGAGGTCGACGCCGACGCTTTCGCAGCCAAGGCCAAGGATGCGGTGCTGTCGAACGTCAGCGATGACATCCGACCCGTCGTCGAAGATCTCTTCGCGCAATAA
- a CDS encoding GntR family transcriptional regulator → MVADYGNDWSLDPSAPITPQIYRILRERIVHNDLIPGNRISESEIARAYDVSRQPVREAFIKLAEEGLISIRPQRGTIVNKIVYAAVMDARFLREAIEADIVKLLTETPDPALITELRAQLAVQREIAHLDPLRFIQVDEQFHRTLAQGAGKGGAWKLVEGLKSQMDRVRFLSLGQFPTDKLIVQHTEIADAIENGDRAKAEKAIRSHLREVLQDLPEVVHSNPDFFDAPEDLGLPKTTIST, encoded by the coding sequence ATGGTCGCAGACTATGGCAATGACTGGTCGCTTGACCCTTCTGCGCCGATCACACCGCAGATTTATCGCATTCTGAGAGAGAGGATCGTCCACAACGACCTGATCCCCGGCAACCGGATTTCGGAATCCGAGATCGCCCGTGCCTATGATGTCAGCCGCCAACCTGTGCGCGAGGCCTTCATCAAGTTGGCGGAGGAAGGCCTGATCTCGATCCGTCCGCAGCGTGGCACCATCGTGAACAAAATCGTCTATGCCGCCGTCATGGATGCTCGTTTCTTGCGCGAAGCCATCGAAGCCGACATCGTGAAGTTACTGACCGAGACCCCCGACCCGGCGCTCATTACGGAATTGCGCGCGCAGCTCGCTGTCCAGCGCGAGATCGCCCATCTCGACCCGTTGCGCTTCATTCAGGTCGATGAGCAGTTCCACCGCACCCTTGCGCAAGGCGCAGGAAAAGGTGGCGCGTGGAAGCTCGTCGAAGGTCTGAAATCACAAATGGATCGCGTGCGCTTCCTCAGCCTTGGACAGTTTCCGACCGATAAGCTCATCGTTCAGCACACGGAGATCGCCGACGCCATTGAAAACGGCGACCGCGCCAAGGCCGAAAAGGCCATTCGATCCCATTTGAGGGAGGTTCTGCAGGACCTTCCAGAAGTCGTTCATTCAAACCCGGATTTCTTCGATGCACCGGAGGATCTCGGACTACCCAAGACGACCATTTCAACTTGA
- a CDS encoding carbohydrate kinase family protein has protein sequence MTKRVVCAGRVYCDIIFTGLNSLPQPGREVFAEDLTLRAGGGAFTTAAYLAQFSRPVSLMAHLPAAPFADYVTAEAERYNVDLSVADVATSAVPQITVAMVGAGDRAFLSKRSDDALPADWETVLGRHHFDHLHIGELTTLVENPGLIAAARKAGMTISLDCGWDDKVLSADPSTLVSKVDLFLPNDDEADALASYGRVQDMAPCVVVKRGAKGATAHGEGTTLTRGAAAARVIDSTGAGDAFAAGFVHAWLDGQDLGKCLDLGNRCGVFAVGHIGGVGTLPDWAGLDSYGKVP, from the coding sequence TTGACCAAACGTGTCGTGTGCGCCGGTCGTGTCTATTGCGATATCATCTTTACCGGGCTGAACAGCTTGCCGCAGCCCGGACGTGAGGTGTTTGCCGAGGATCTGACCCTGCGTGCCGGCGGCGGTGCATTCACCACGGCGGCCTATCTGGCTCAGTTTTCGCGCCCGGTTTCATTGATGGCGCACCTGCCGGCAGCGCCGTTCGCAGACTATGTCACCGCTGAAGCTGAGCGGTACAACGTGGATCTGTCCGTGGCAGATGTTGCAACCTCGGCGGTGCCACAGATTACCGTTGCGATGGTCGGCGCAGGCGATCGCGCATTTCTTTCAAAACGTTCCGATGATGCACTTCCAGCCGACTGGGAGACCGTGCTCGGTCGCCACCATTTCGACCACTTGCATATCGGAGAGCTTACGACGCTCGTGGAAAATCCGGGATTGATTGCAGCGGCGCGAAAGGCGGGCATGACAATTTCTCTGGATTGCGGGTGGGATGACAAGGTGCTGAGCGCAGATCCATCAACGCTTGTGTCTAAAGTGGATCTGTTTTTGCCCAACGACGACGAGGCGGACGCACTTGCTTCCTATGGGCGGGTTCAGGATATGGCACCATGCGTGGTCGTCAAGCGCGGTGCGAAGGGCGCAACTGCACACGGTGAGGGGACAACCCTGACACGTGGTGCGGCTGCGGCCCGGGTCATTGATTCAACCGGAGCGGGAGACGCCTTTGCCGCAGGTTTTGTACATGCCTGGCTGGATGGCCAAGATCTAGGAAAATGCCTCGATCTGGGCAACCGCTGCGGAGTATTTGCAGTCGGGCATATCGGAGGCGTCGGAACACTACCCGATTGGGCTGGCCTAGACTCTTATGGCAAGGTGCCGTGA
- a CDS encoding mannitol dehydrogenase family protein: MDRLTAKTQASGAARLPDYAPEDRGCGIVHLGLGAFHKAHQAVYTDDALARDGGDWRVIGVSLRRPNAANELTPQDGRYTLIESGAEGTAFRVIGSIARALTLQDDRLAVLDALTSPQTRIVSTTVTEKAYGIDRETGGVSPAHPAIAKDLANPDAPQSVVGLIAWALKQRKSLGVPAFTVLCCDNLPENGRMLRAVVLDYTRRAFPEVAAHITTDVAFPSTMVDRITPAASDETRDQVRKKLGFEDHAAIEAESFRQWVIEDSFPMGRPKWEAGGAVFVDDVEPYEQMKLRMLNGTHSMLAYSGFLAGHRYVRDVMQDDALTVLVRRHLEAAAGTLRPLPAVDFGDYAASLEMRFRNPHLAHETYQIAMDGTEKLPQRVVGPALEVMNGSKDPSPFAFAVAAWMRYVLGVDEAGTAYDIRDPRQEDIVRRLAGRTETADIVEQLLAMDEVFPGELAQCRAWRHLVTGYLHIMLSEGMRAAIKREAERV, encoded by the coding sequence ATGGATCGGCTGACAGCGAAAACCCAGGCATCAGGCGCTGCACGGTTGCCCGACTACGCGCCCGAAGACCGGGGCTGCGGGATCGTACATCTGGGGCTGGGCGCGTTCCACAAGGCGCATCAGGCGGTCTATACCGACGATGCGCTGGCGCGCGATGGGGGCGACTGGCGGGTCATAGGTGTCAGCCTGCGCAGGCCCAACGCGGCAAATGAACTGACGCCGCAGGACGGGCGCTACACCTTGATCGAAAGCGGGGCCGAAGGGACGGCGTTCCGCGTGATTGGGTCTATCGCGCGGGCATTGACGCTTCAGGATGATCGACTGGCTGTGCTTGATGCGTTGACGTCGCCACAGACCCGGATCGTGTCCACCACGGTGACCGAAAAGGCCTATGGCATCGATCGCGAAACCGGAGGGGTCAGTCCCGCGCATCCGGCGATCGCCAAGGATCTGGCAAATCCCGACGCGCCGCAAAGCGTTGTCGGCTTGATCGCCTGGGCTTTGAAACAACGCAAATCTCTCGGCGTTCCGGCCTTCACCGTGCTGTGCTGCGACAACCTGCCCGAGAATGGGCGGATGCTGCGCGCCGTCGTACTCGACTACACACGCCGCGCTTTCCCCGAGGTGGCGGCGCATATCACCACAGATGTCGCGTTTCCGTCGACAATGGTAGATCGCATTACCCCTGCCGCGAGCGATGAAACACGAGATCAGGTTCGAAAAAAGCTGGGGTTCGAGGATCACGCTGCGATTGAGGCCGAGAGCTTTCGCCAGTGGGTCATTGAAGACAGTTTCCCTATGGGTCGCCCGAAGTGGGAAGCTGGTGGCGCGGTGTTCGTTGACGATGTTGAACCCTATGAGCAGATGAAGTTGCGGATGCTCAACGGGACGCATTCGATGCTGGCCTATAGCGGTTTCCTCGCGGGACACCGCTATGTGCGCGATGTGATGCAGGATGATGCGCTGACCGTTCTTGTGCGTCGCCATCTCGAGGCGGCCGCGGGCACGTTGCGACCGCTGCCTGCCGTGGATTTTGGCGACTACGCGGCATCGCTGGAGATGCGTTTTCGAAACCCGCACCTCGCGCATGAGACCTACCAGATCGCAATGGATGGGACGGAGAAACTGCCGCAGCGCGTAGTTGGTCCGGCGCTCGAGGTCATGAATGGGAGTAAAGACCCTTCTCCGTTCGCCTTCGCGGTTGCCGCCTGGATGCGGTATGTCCTTGGCGTCGATGAAGCGGGCACGGCGTATGATATTCGCGACCCGCGCCAGGAAGACATCGTGCGCAGGTTGGCGGGTAGAACCGAAACGGCGGATATAGTCGAGCAGTTGCTGGCTATGGACGAGGTCTTCCCCGGCGAACTCGCGCAATGCAGAGCTTGGCGGCACCTAGTAACGGGATATCTTCACATCATGCTGTCAGAGGGGATGCGCGCCGCGATCAAGCGCGAAGCTGAACGCGTCTGA